The proteins below are encoded in one region of Triticum aestivum cultivar Chinese Spring chromosome 1B, IWGSC CS RefSeq v2.1, whole genome shotgun sequence:
- the LOC123144604 gene encoding photosystem I P700 chlorophyll a apoprotein A2 yields the protein MYSLPPYAFIAQDFTTQAALYTHHQYIAGFIMTGAFAHGAIFFIRDYNPEQNEDNVLARMLDHKEAIISHLSWASLFLGFHTLGLYVHNDVMLAFGTPEKQILIEPIFAQWIQSAHGKTTYGFDILLSSTNGPAFNAGRSLWLPGWLNAVNENSNSLFLTIGPGDFLVHHAIALGLHTTTLILVKGALDARGSKLMPDKKDFGYSFPCDGPGRGGTCEISAWDAFYLAAFWMLSTIGWVTFYWHWKHITLWQGNVSQFNESSTYLMGWLRDYLWLNSSQLINGYNPFGMNSLSVWAWMFLFGHLVWATGFMFLISWRGYLQELIETLAWAHERTPLANLIRGRGKPVALSIVQARLVGLAHFSVGYIFTYAAFLIASTSGKFG from the coding sequence ATGTACTCTTTACCTCCTTATGCATTCATAGCACAAGACTTTACTACTCAAGCTGCTTTATATACTCATCACCAATATATTGCAGGGTTCATCATGACAGGGGCTTTTGCTCATGGAGCTATTTTTTTCATTAGGGATTACAATCCGGAACAGAATGAGGATAATGTATTGGCAAGAATGTTAGACCATAAAGAAGCTATCATATCTCATTTAAGTTGGGCTAGCCTCTTTCTAGGATTCCATACCTTGGGCCTTTACGTTCATAACGACGTCATGCTTGCTTTTGGTACTCCAGAAAAGCAAATCTTGATCGAACCTATATTTGCCCAATGGATACAATCTGCTCATGGCAAGACGACATATGGGTTCGATATACTCTTATCTTCAACGAATGGCCCCGCTTTCAATGCGGGTCGAAGCCTATGGTTGCCCGGATGGTTGAATGCTGTTAATGAGAATAGTAATTCGCTTTTCTTAACAATAGGACCTGGGGATTTCTTGGTTCATCATGCTATTGCTCTAGGTTTGCATACAACTACATTGATTTTAGTAAAGGGCGCTTTAGATGCACGCGGTTCCAAATTAATGCCGGATAAAAAGGATTTTGGATATAGTTTTCCTTGTGACGGCCCAGGGCGCGGCGGTACTTGTGAAATTTCTGCTTGGGACGCATTTTATTTGGCAGCTTTCTGGATGTTAAGTACCATTGGGTGGGTTACTTTTTATTGGCATTGGAAACATATCACATTATGGCAGGGCAACGTTTCACAATTTAATGAATCCTCCACTTATTTGATGGGATGGTTAAGAGATTACCTATGGTTAAACTCTTCACAACTTATCAATGGATATAATCCTTTTGGGATGAATAGTTTATCGGTATGGGCGTGGATGTTCTTATTTGGACATCTTGTTTGGGCTACTGGATTTATGTTCTTAATTTCCTGGCGGGGGTATTTGCAGGAATTAATTGAGACTTTAGCATGGGCTCATGAACGCACACCTTTAGCTAATTTAATTCGCGGGAGAGGTAAGCCCGTGGCTCTTTCCATTGTGCAAGCAAGATTGGTTGGATTAGCTCACTTTTCCGTGGGTTATATATTCACTTATGCAGCTTTCTTGATTGCCTCAACATCAGGCAAGTTTGGTTAA